Within the Deltaproteobacteria bacterium genome, the region TGTAGATCTCCTGCCGGTACTTCTCGAACTGCCGCCCCCGCGGGATCCCCGCCATCGACCGGACCACCAGGTGCTCCACCCCGGGCTCCGGAAGGAGGAGAACGCACCGCTCGACGCGAAGGATCGACGCGGCGGCGGAGGTGATGAGGTCGAGGCTGTGCTGGACGTCCCCCGCCGGCGCACTCATCGCCTGCGACACCTCGTACAGGCCGGAGGTCAGCGCGGCGGCCAGCGACACCTCCTTCGCGGTGCCGGGGTGTCTTTTCCCCCCGCGCAGGGCGGCGGCGAGGACGGACAGGACGCTCATCCCTCCCCCAGCAGCCGGCGGACGGTATCCTTCAACTCCGTCGTGTCGTGGGACTTCACGATGTAGGCGTCGGAGGCCCACGTGTTGAAGTCCTGGCGGAACTCGCCGAAGGCGGTGAGCAGGACGACGGGAATCGTCGCGTTCTTCTCCCGGATCCGCCGGAGGACCTCGATCCCGTCGATGTCCGGCAGCTTGATGTCGAGCGTCACAAGGTTCGGAAGGAAGGATTCGAGGAGGACGAGCGCCTGCCGCCCGTCCACGGCCAGCACCACCTCGTACCCCTCGTCGGAAAGGTCCGCCCGGTACAGCTCGCGGATGCTCTCCTCGTCGTCCACCACAAGGACCTTCTTCATCGTCTCACTCCTCCTTTCCCTCTCCCCACCGCGGAACGACCCCGGCGTCGATGCCGATGCAGGAGAGCGCCCGGGACACGACGAAATCGACGAGGCCGGAGACCGTCTCCGGGCGATGGTAGAACCCCGGACACGCGGGAAGGATGTGCGCCCCCGCCCGGGCCAGCGTCAGCATGTTCTCGAGATGGATGACGGACAGCGGCGTCTCCCGGGCCACGAGGACCAGCGGCTTGCGCTCCTTGAGGACCACGTCGGCGCACCGGGTCAGCACCGACGACGACACCCCGTGGGCGATCCGCCCGAGGGTCCCCATGGAACAGGGGGCGACGATCATCGCGTCGGGGGGGTTCGATCCGGAGGCGAACGGGATCCCGAAATCGTCCTCGG harbors:
- a CDS encoding GAF domain-containing protein, which produces MSVLSVLAAALRGGKRHPGTAKEVSLAAALTSGLYEVSQAMSAPAGDVQHSLDLITSAAASILRVERCVLLLPEPGVEHLVVRSMAGIPRGRQFEKYRQEIYKLVVHPVLSSGTGMIVSEGRPGTDRALLRLMRRIEIKGCLVAPVKGPTVEIGIMAAATPLDGRDLQDGDLKLLSVLANFAAIALENAALVGHLDKKA
- a CDS encoding UbiX family flavin prenyltransferase, whose amino-acid sequence is MKVLLGISGASGAVYGVRTLALLLARGADLHVLVTKTAWGILAAEVGDGKLPGGADARRKGLARLSSSALPFRLYAEDDFGIPFASGSNPPDAMIVAPCSMGTLGRIAHGVSSSVLTRCADVVLKERKPLVLVARETPLSVIHLENMLTLARAGAHILPACPGFYHRPETVSGLVDFVVSRALSCIGIDAGVVPRWGEGKEE
- a CDS encoding response regulator, yielding MKKVLVVDDEESIRELYRADLSDEGYEVVLAVDGRQALVLLESFLPNLVTLDIKLPDIDGIEVLRRIREKNATIPVVLLTAFGEFRQDFNTWASDAYIVKSHDTTELKDTVRRLLGEG